The following DNA comes from Prosthecobacter sp. SYSU 5D2.
CCAGCATCAGCGCACCCTTGCCAGAAAGGCGTTCCAGCAGAGCCTCCGCACGCCCGTCACCTGGACCGCCTGCCGGATAAAAACATGCTTCAATGGTTAGGCCGGAAGCAGCCGCCTCTTCGGCAAGTCGCAGGCCCTCAATGAAGATCAGGCCGTCTTCGCGGCCATCGCGGACGCGGCGGGCGTGTTTGACCTTTTCATTGGCGGCACTGGTGATCTGCATGGCGTCCGCATAGCGCACGCCGTTCACTCCGTCCACCAGCTTTGATCAGGGCTGCACCAGCCCGGCAAAGGCGCGGCGTCCGGACCACAGCAGGAAAGCGGACAGGGCGGTGATCAGCAGGACCGGCGGTTCAAACAGGCCGGCACCTTTGGTCAGGAAGATGTGAAAGGCCAGGATGTTGACGACGATGGGACCCAGGAGCAAAAGCCCGACGTTCCGCGTCTTCGGCACGGCCACCAGCAGGCCGCCGGTGATCTCCAGCACTTTCACAAAGGCCAGATAACCCGTGGGGAAGAGCGCGGCCATGAAGAGCTTGTGCGGAGCATCCGCCGGAGAGGGATCCGCCGGCATGGGGATGAAGTTAAAGAAAAAATTCAGCCCGAAGGTGAGGAACAGAAGTCCAAGGAGGGCACCGGCGATGTTGGAGGCAAGTTTCATGATGTTTTGATTTGTGAATGGCAGTGTGAACTGACACTCCCTATCTCGCAGGCGGCCGCCACCCTCTCCAATGCAGCCTGTTTGGCCTGAGCATAACCCGGCCGCATGGCAGCTAGGCATGGAGAACAGCCGTCCCGCCTGTTTAAAGCCCACAGCCAGGATGCCACTGCCCGCACCCAAACCTCGCCACCCGAAGCCCTTTGAGCTTGCGGCACCCAGCCCACGCATGCCCCCTCCCAAGCCCAAAGGGCTTACGGCAATCAGCCCAGGGTTGGCACAACCCTGGGTCACACGCCCCACGATGCCCACCCTCACACGCAACCCCAACGGGGTTGCGTCGGTCATACGCCGCCCGCCTGCCAGAGTTTCCATCCCCGCACTCAAATCTGGTCTTGCGGGAAAGGCCGGGGGGCGCATACTTCGCCCTCCCGATGTTTGAAAAAGTCAAAGTTGCTGTCCTGGGTGCGAGCGGATATTCCGGCATTGAACTGCTGCGTTTATTACTGCGCCATCCGCATGCTGAGCTGGTGGCGGTGACGTCACGCACGCTGGCAGGCAAGACCCTGTCTGACGAGTTCCCGCGCTTCCGCAAAGTGGGCGTGGCGGACACGCTGACGTTTTCCAATCCGGACGTAGCAGCCCTGAAGGCCAGCGGCGCAGAGATCGCCTTCCTGGCACTGCCGCATGGAGTATCGGTGGAGTACGCCAAGCCGCTGCTGGAGGCAGGCATCAAGGTCATTGACCTGAGCGCGGACTTCCGCCTGCGCAGCGCGGCGGTTTACAAAGAATTTTATGCTCATGAACACCCGGCACCCGAGCTGCTGTCGGAGGCCGTTTATGCGCTGCCGGAGATCCGTGCGGAGGAGATCAAAAAGGCCCGCCTCATCGCCTGCCCCGGCTGCTATCCGACGAGCATCCTGCTGCCGCTGATCCCGCTGCTGAAGGCGGGTCTGCTGGCAGAAGATCCGCTGGCGGTATCCGCCATGAGCGGCGCCAGTGGTGCGGGGCGGAATGCCAGCATTCCCCTGCTCTTCTGCGAGGTGCAAAACAGCCTGCGCAGCTACAGCGTGCCGCAGCACCGGCATCTGAGCGAGGTGGGCCAGGAGCTGAGCCTGGCCGCTGGCCGCGAGGTGCGCCTTTCCTTTGTGCCGCACCTGGTGCCAGTCTATGCAGGCATCTGCACCACGACGTTTGCCACGCCGAAGGCGGGTGTGACCGTGGAGCAGGTGGAAGCGGCGCTGAAAGAAGCCTATGCGGACCAGACCTTCGTCCGCCTGCTGGGGCGCAACCAGAGCCCGGACACCAAACACGTCATGGGCACCAACTTTGTGGACATCGGCTGGGCGCTGGATGAGCGCGCCGGACGTCTGATTTTGATGAGCGCCGAGGACAACATCGGCAAAGGGGCCTCCAGCCAGGCCATCCAGAACATGAACCTTGTTTGCGGCTTTGATCCTGCTGCCGGACTCCTGAGTGTATGAGCGACGATTTTTTTGATCCCTTCCGCGAATCGCGGGTGCCCTTTACCACCATTGACGGCGGTGTGACGGCCGCGCGCGGATTCCGTGCGGGCGCCATCTCCTGCGGCATTAAAAACCCGGATGTGAAGCGGCTGGACCTGATGCTGCTGACCTCCGACGTGCCCACCGTGACGGATGCAGTGTTCACAACGAACAAGGTCCGTGCCGCCTGTGTGCGCGTCTCCCAGCAGCACATCAAGGACAGCGACGTACGCGCCATCATCGCCAACAGCGGCAATGCCAATGCCTGCACCGGCCCGCAGGGCATCCAGGATGCCAAAGCCATGTGCAAGGCCACGGCGGAGGCCCTCGGCATCCGCATGCGCCAGGTGCAGGTCTGCTCCACCGGCATCATCGGCATGAACATGCCCATCCAGCGCATCACTCCACGGGTGAAGGAGCTGGCGGACATCCTTTCTCCGGCAGGCTCCGATGACGCCTCCCGCGCCATCATGACCAGCGATACCAAGCCCAAGAGCTTCGCCATTGAGGTGCCCTGCGGCAGCGGCAGCTTCCGCGTCGGCGGCATCGCCAAAGGCGCCGGCATGATCTGCCCCAACATGGCCACCATGCTCTGCTTCATCACCACGGATGCAAAGATCGCCCCCGATGAGCTGAAGCGCGCCATGCGCTGCGCGGTGGACCAGTCCTTTAACTGCATCACCATTGACGGCGATACCAGCACCAATGACACCGTCATCGTCATGAGCAACGGCATGGCCGAGGCACCGCCCATCAAGAAAGGCAGCGAGGAGGCCAAAATCTTCCGCTGTGCTCTGCACAAGGTCATGCTGGAACTCGCCAAAATGATCGTCAGCGATGGCGAGCGCGTCACCAAATTTGTCGAGATCCGCGTCCGCAATGCCCGCACCCATGCCGATGCAAAAAAAGCGGCGGAAGCCGTGGCCAAGTCAATGCTGGTAAAATGCTCCTGGCATGGCAGCGACCCGAACTGGGGCCGCGTGATCCACGCCATCGGCTATTCCGGCGCACGCCTCCGTGAGGAGCTCATTGACATTTACTTCGGCGGCCTCATCGCCTGCAAAGGCGGCTTGACCACAAACACGCCAATGTCAGAACTGGAAAAGGTGGTGAAGGAGCCTCGCTTTTCCGTGACCATTGACCTCAACCAGGGCAGCGCCAACCACATCGTCTATACCAGCGACCTTTCGGAAGAATACGTGGACTTTAACAGCAGCGAATACTCCGCCGCCGTGCATGCCAAACGTCAGAAAGGGCTCGCCTAAAAACAGAGCAGCAGACTGCTTGCCGGTCTCCTGGGTGTCGCATCACATGTCTGCCTGAGACAAAGGCAGGACTGTCTGAGCCCCGTAATAGCGGGGATGAAGGTTGACAGGCTAGGAGACAGGATTATTTGCAGGGGTGGACGTAGGAAAAACAGGGCGACAAGCAGTCACCCAAGCTGCCGTGGGCAGCCTGGGGAAAGGCTATGGCCAGATAAGCCTGATGTGGCGCGCGTGGATGATCGCCGGCATCTATGCCGCAGTGGCCACCCTATGGATCTACTACTCAGATGCCGCCCTGCTGGCGCTGTTGAATGATCCTGAACTGCTGGTGCGCTGGAGCATTTACAAAGGCCTGGCCTTCGTCGCCGTGACGGCAGTCATGCTCCTGCTGATGATGCGGAGGGCCTTTGGCCGCATCGGCAAAGGCTACGAGGAGCTAAAGGCGCATGAGAAGGAGCTGGAGCGGCAAAAGCGCCTGTATGCCGCGCTGAGCCAGATCAACCAGTCCATCGTCTGGACCCGCTCACGGGAGGAACTGCTGCCCAAGATCTGCCAGAGCCTCACCCAGCATGGGGGATTCGACATGGCATGGATCGGCCAGCATGATGAAGGCACCCACCGCCTGCTGCCGGTGGCGGCTTCGGGGGATGAAAACGGATACTTGCAGGATATCCAGATTTATACAGATGACCGGCCGGAGGGACAGGGACCCTCCGGTACAGCCTTTCGGCAAAAGCAGCCGTATGTCTGCAATGATCTCCTCAATGACCCGGCTGCACAGCCATGGCGGGCGCAGGCATCCAGACGCGGATGGATGGCCTCCGCCGTATTCCCACTCCTGTTCCGGGGGGAGGTTTGGGGCACGCTGAATGTGTATGCCAAAGAAGCCGGGTTTTTCCAAAACCAGGAGTGTGATCTGCTCGCGGAGGCCGCCACGGACATCGCCTATGCACTGGATAATCTGGCCGGGGAGGAAGAGAAGCGGCAGGCGGAGACGGTGGCACAGCGGGAGATGGTTTTCTCCGCGACGATGATCGAGAGCATGCCCGGCATCCTGTATTTTTACAATGAGCAGGGCAAGTTCCTGCGCTGGAACCGGAACTTTGAAACCGTCACCGGCTACACCGGGGCGGAGATCGCCCGCATGCATCCGCTGGATTTCTTTGCCAGCGAGGATCAAAGGCCGTTGGAAGAACGGATTGCCGAGGTGTTTGCCCAGGGGGAATCCCACATTGAGGCACCCTTCCTGGCCAAGGACGGGCAGACGACACCGTACTTTTTTACAGGCAGGCGCGTGGACTATGACGGCATGCGCTGCCTCGTCGGCGTGGGCATTGACATTTCTGAGCGGAAGGCGGCGGAGGTGGCGCTGACGAAGAGTGAGCAGCGCTACCGGACCACGCTGGAAAACATCCTGGAAGGCTGCCAGATCCTGGCCCCGGACTGGACGTATCTCTACATGAACCAGGCCGCGGCGGACCACAACCGCCGCCCCCGTGAGGAACTGCTGGGAAAAACGATGCTGGAGGTCTGGCCAGGCATCGAGGCAGCACCGGTCTTTACCCTGCTGAAGCGCTGCCAGGATGAACGCATAGGCCTGCATGAGGAGACCGAGTTCCGTTTCATGGACGGAACCAGTGGCTGGTTCGACGTGCGGGTGCAGCCCGTGCCGGAGGGGATCTTTGTCCTTTCCATTGACATCACCGAGCGGCATGAGGCGGAAAAGAAGCTGGTGGAACTCAACGAGAGCCTGGAGCTGAAGGTGGCAGAGCGCACCGAGGAGCTGCGGCAGGCGCTCGTGCGGGCAGAGGCGGCGGACCGGCTGAAGTCCGCCTTCCTGGCCACCATGTCCCATGAGCTGCGCACACCGCTAAACTCCATCATCGGCTTCACGGGCATTCTTTTGCAAGGGCTGGCCGGGCCGCTGAATGAGGAGCAGCACAAGCAGATGGGCATGGTGCGGGGCAGCGCGCGGCACCTGCTGGAGCTCATCAACGACGTGCTGGACCTGTCCAAGATTGAGGCGGGACAGCTGGAGGTGAGGAACGAAACCTTTGACCTGCGGGAGGTGATGGACCGGGTGGTAGGCACCCTGCGGCCCATGGCGCAGAAGAAGGGCCTGCTGCTGGATGTGGAGAGAACGGAGGAGGCAGGGAAAGCGCGGGGAGACCGCCGGCGGATGGAACAGGTGCTGATCAACCTGGTGAACAATGGCATCAAGTTTACGGAGGCCGGAAGCGTCACGTTAAAGGCGGATGTCCTGGCGGATTATCAGCCTGCGGATGGCACAGCAGGCCTGGGCCCGGCCGTGCGGCTGCAGGTGGTGGATACAGGCATGGGCATCAAGCCGGCGGACCTGGGGAATCTGTTCCTCCCCTTCCGGCAGATTGATACCGGCCTGTCCCGCCAGCATGAGGGCACAGGCCTGGGCCTGGCCATCTGCCGCCGCCTCATCGGGCTCATGGGCGGAGAGATCTCTGCGGCGAGCGAGTGGGGCAAGGGCAGCACGTTTACAGTGATTTTACCTTTGGATAGGGATGCCCCATCGAAACCTGAACCTGAATCTGGAGGCCTGACATGAAGCGCACGATTTTGATGATCGAGGACAATGAGCAAAATGCGTATCTGGCCACTTTTTTGCTGGAGAAGCATGGCTATGAGGTCGTGTCCGTGAAGGACGGCCCCAGCGGGCTCGCGGTGGTGAAGACCATGGTGCCGGACTACATCCTGCTGGACATCCAGCTTCCAGGAATGGACGGCTATGCGGTGGCCAGGGAGCTGAGGAAGGAAGCAAGCCTGCGGGAAACGCCGATCATCGCCGTGACCTCTTATGCCATGGAGGGTGACCGGCAGAAGTCTCTGGATGCGGGCTGCACCGGCTACATTGAGAAGCCGATCAATCCGGAGACATTCGTCAAGGAAGTGGAAACGTATGGAAGTGTTATTTCCGAGTTCCAGCCTCTGACGGATTCTGATAGTGATACCCAAAAAACTGATTCACCTGATCTTCCTGACCCAAACCCGACCCTATGACCAGTGTTCTCATCGTTGATGATAAGATTGAGAATCTGTACTACCTGGAGGTGCTGCTAAAGGGGCACGGTTATACGGTGACCACAGCCTGCCATGGGGCGGAGGCGCTGACGAAGGCGCGCATGAATCCGCCGGATGTGATCATCTCCGACCTGCTCATGCCGGTCATGGACGGCTACACGCTGCTGAGATACTGGAAGGCCGATGCGAGGTTGAAGCTGGCACCTTTCATCGTCTATACGGCGACTTATACGCAGGCCGAGGATGAAGAGCTGGCGATGAACCTGGGCGCGGATGCCTTCATCCTGAAACCGGCAGAACCGGAAGAGTTTCTTGAAAAGCTTGAAACGGTGAAGGCGATGACCGCCGATAAACAGCCCGCCCAGCCGAAGGTGACCTCGGGCACTGAGGAGGAGCTGATGAAGGTCTATAGCCAGACGCTGATCCGCAAGCTGGAGGAGAAGACGCTGGAGCTGGAGGAAACCAACCGGAGGCTGGAACGTGACATCGCGGAACGGAAGGAAATGGAGGTGCTGCTGCGGGCGAGCGAGGCCAGCATGGCCACGGCCCAGAAAATAGCGCATTTTGGCAGCTGGGAACTGGAGCTGCGGGATCTGGAGAAGATGGATGAAAATCCGCTGCGCTGGTCCAATGAAGTGTTCCGCATTTTAGGCCTGCAACCAGGTGCGGTGGAGGTGACGCCGAAGCTGTTCATGGAGTTTACCCACCCGGATGACCGTGGGCCGGTGCGGGAGGCCGTGGTGAAAGCAGTGCAGGAGAGGCGTGAATACACCGTGACCAACCGCATGAGGCGGTCTGACGGGGAGGAAAGGCTTGTGCACCAGATGGCGCAGATCATCTATGACGATGAGACGGGCCAACCATTAAAAATGGTGGGCACCGCGCATGACATCACGGAGGCGCGCAAGGCGCAGGCAGCGCTGGAGGAGAGCGAGCGCGAACAGCGGCGGCTGGCAGAGAGGCTGGCAGCCGCCCAGGTGCTGGCCAAGATGGGCAGTTGGGAGACAGACATCGCCACGGGAATCGTGACATGGTCCAACGAAGTCTATGCGATTTTTGATCAGGAGCCGGGTACGTTTTTACCAACCCATGCAGGCTTCCTGGAAATGGTGCATCCGGATGACCGGGCGGCGGTGGACGAGGCCTTCAATGCCTCATTGGCGCATGGTCAGGCCCGGGAGATGGAGCACCGGCTGCTCATGCCGGACGGCAGCATCAAGCATGTGCGGGAGCGCTGGCAGGTGATCCATGATGAGGATGGACGGCCGCTGTATGCGCGGGGTACCTGCCAGGACATCACAGAGAGGAAGCTGGCCGAGCTGGAAATCCAGCGGAAGACGGACCTGCTGAATGCCGTGGCAGACAGCACACCGGATGCGGTCTTCATCAAGGATGTGGAGGGGAAGTACCTGCTTTTCAACAAGGGGGCGGCGAAGCTCGTCGGACGTGAGGTGGACGAGGTCATCGGACAGGATGATG
Coding sequences within:
- the argC gene encoding N-acetyl-gamma-glutamyl-phosphate reductase; this encodes MFEKVKVAVLGASGYSGIELLRLLLRHPHAELVAVTSRTLAGKTLSDEFPRFRKVGVADTLTFSNPDVAALKASGAEIAFLALPHGVSVEYAKPLLEAGIKVIDLSADFRLRSAAVYKEFYAHEHPAPELLSEAVYALPEIRAEEIKKARLIACPGCYPTSILLPLIPLLKAGLLAEDPLAVSAMSGASGAGRNASIPLLFCEVQNSLRSYSVPQHRHLSEVGQELSLAAGREVRLSFVPHLVPVYAGICTTTFATPKAGVTVEQVEAALKEAYADQTFVRLLGRNQSPDTKHVMGTNFVDIGWALDERAGRLILMSAEDNIGKGASSQAIQNMNLVCGFDPAAGLLSV
- the argJ gene encoding bifunctional glutamate N-acetyltransferase/amino-acid acetyltransferase ArgJ; translated protein: MSDDFFDPFRESRVPFTTIDGGVTAARGFRAGAISCGIKNPDVKRLDLMLLTSDVPTVTDAVFTTNKVRAACVRVSQQHIKDSDVRAIIANSGNANACTGPQGIQDAKAMCKATAEALGIRMRQVQVCSTGIIGMNMPIQRITPRVKELADILSPAGSDDASRAIMTSDTKPKSFAIEVPCGSGSFRVGGIAKGAGMICPNMATMLCFITTDAKIAPDELKRAMRCAVDQSFNCITIDGDTSTNDTVIVMSNGMAEAPPIKKGSEEAKIFRCALHKVMLELAKMIVSDGERVTKFVEIRVRNARTHADAKKAAEAVAKSMLVKCSWHGSDPNWGRVIHAIGYSGARLREELIDIYFGGLIACKGGLTTNTPMSELEKVVKEPRFSVTIDLNQGSANHIVYTSDLSEEYVDFNSSEYSAAVHAKRQKGLA
- a CDS encoding PAS domain S-box protein, with product MIAGIYAAVATLWIYYSDAALLALLNDPELLVRWSIYKGLAFVAVTAVMLLLMMRRAFGRIGKGYEELKAHEKELERQKRLYAALSQINQSIVWTRSREELLPKICQSLTQHGGFDMAWIGQHDEGTHRLLPVAASGDENGYLQDIQIYTDDRPEGQGPSGTAFRQKQPYVCNDLLNDPAAQPWRAQASRRGWMASAVFPLLFRGEVWGTLNVYAKEAGFFQNQECDLLAEAATDIAYALDNLAGEEEKRQAETVAQREMVFSATMIESMPGILYFYNEQGKFLRWNRNFETVTGYTGAEIARMHPLDFFASEDQRPLEERIAEVFAQGESHIEAPFLAKDGQTTPYFFTGRRVDYDGMRCLVGVGIDISERKAAEVALTKSEQRYRTTLENILEGCQILAPDWTYLYMNQAAADHNRRPREELLGKTMLEVWPGIEAAPVFTLLKRCQDERIGLHEETEFRFMDGTSGWFDVRVQPVPEGIFVLSIDITERHEAEKKLVELNESLELKVAERTEELRQALVRAEAADRLKSAFLATMSHELRTPLNSIIGFTGILLQGLAGPLNEEQHKQMGMVRGSARHLLELINDVLDLSKIEAGQLEVRNETFDLREVMDRVVGTLRPMAQKKGLLLDVERTEEAGKARGDRRRMEQVLINLVNNGIKFTEAGSVTLKADVLADYQPADGTAGLGPAVRLQVVDTGMGIKPADLGNLFLPFRQIDTGLSRQHEGTGLGLAICRRLIGLMGGEISAASEWGKGSTFTVILPLDRDAPSKPEPESGGLT
- a CDS encoding response regulator, which codes for MKRTILMIEDNEQNAYLATFLLEKHGYEVVSVKDGPSGLAVVKTMVPDYILLDIQLPGMDGYAVARELRKEASLRETPIIAVTSYAMEGDRQKSLDAGCTGYIEKPINPETFVKEVETYGSVISEFQPLTDSDSDTQKTDSPDLPDPNPTL